A genomic segment from Mus musculus strain C57BL/6J chromosome 13, GRCm38.p6 C57BL/6J encodes:
- the Enc1 gene encoding ectoderm-neural cortex protein 1 isoform X1: protein MSVSVHENRKSRASSGSINIYLFHKSSYADSVLTHLNLLRQQRLFTDVLLHAGNRTFPCHRAVLAACSRYFEAMFSGGLKESQDSEVNFDNSIHPEVLELLLDYAYSSRVIINEENAESLLEAGDMLEFQDIRDACAEFLEKNLHPTNCLGMLLLSDAHQCTKLYELSWRMCLSNFQTIRKNEDFLQLPQDMVVQLLSSEELETEDERLVYESAMNWISYDLKKRYCYLPELLQTVRLALLPAIYLMENVAMEELITKQRKSKEIVEEAIRCKLKILQNDGVVTSLCARPRKTGHALFLLGGQTFMCDKLYLVDQKAKEIIPKADIPSPRKEFSACAIGCKVYITGGRGSENGVSKDVWVYDTLHEEWSKAAPMLVARFGHGSAELKHCLYVVGGHTAATGCLPASPSVSLKQVEQYDPTTNKWTMVAPLREGVSNAAVVSAKLKLFAFGGTSVSHDKLPKVQCYDQCENRWSVPATCPQPWRYTAAAVLGNQIFIMGGDTEFSACSAYKFNSETYQWTKVGDVTAKRMSCHAVASGNKLYVVGGYFGIQRCKTLDCYDPTLDVWNSITTVPYSLIPTAFVSTWKHLPS from the coding sequence ATGTCAGTCAGTGTGCATGAGAACCGCAAGTCCAGGGCCAGCAGTGGCTCCATCAACATCTACCTGTTTCATAAGTCCTCCTACGCGGACAGCGTTCTCACTCACCTGAACCTTCTGCGTCAGCAGCGGCTCTTCACAGATGTCCTTCTCCATGCGGGAAACAGGACCTTCCCTTGCCACCGGGCAGTGCTGGCTGCGTGCAGCCGCTACTTCGAAGCCATGTTCAGTGGTGGCCTGAAAGAGAGCCAGGACAGTGAGGTGAACTTCGACAATTCCATCCACCCAGAAGTCTTAGAGCTGCTTCTAGACTACGCATACTCCTCCCGGGTCattatcaatgaagaaaatgctgaGTCGCTCCTGGAGGCTGGTGACatgctggagttccaggacatcagAGATGCGTGTGCAGAATTTCTAGAGAAGAACCTGCATCCCACCAACTGCCTGGGTATGCTGCTGTTGTCTGATGCCCACCAGTGCACCAAGCTGTACGAACTCTCCTGGAGAATGTGTCTCAGCAACTTCCAAACCATTCGGAAGAACGAAGATTTCCTCCAGTTGCCCCAGGACATGGTTGTGCAGCTGCTGTCCAGTGAAGAACTGGAGACGGAAGACGAAAGGCTGGTGTATGAGTCTGCGATGAACTGGATCAGCTATGACCTGAAGAAGCGCTACTGTTACCTCCCGGAACTGTTGCAGACAGTGAGGCTGGCCCTCCTTCCTGCCATCTATCTCATGGAGAACGTGGCGATGGAAGAACTCATCACCAAGCAGAGAAAGAGTAAGGAGATCGTGGAAGAGGCCATCAGGTGCAAACTAAAAATCTTACAGAATGACGGCGTGGTCACCAGTCTCTGTGCTCGTCCTCGGAAAACTGGCCAtgccctgttcctcctgggaggGCAGACTTTCATGTGTGACAAACTGTACTTGGTAGACCAGAAGGCTAAAGAAATCATTCCCAAGGCTGACATTCCCAGCCCGAGGAAAGAGTTCAGCGCATGTGCAATTGGCTGCAAAGTATATATTACTGGGGGGCGGGGATCAGAGAACGGAGTCTCAAAAGATGTCTGGGTTTACGATACCCTGCATGAGGAGTGGTCCAAGGCTGCCCCCATGCTGGTGGCCAGGTTTGGCCATGGATCTGCTGAACTGAAGCACTGCCTCTATGTAGTCGGTGGGCACACAGCTGCAACTGGCTGCCTCCCAGCCTCCCCCTCGGTCTCCCTAAAGCAAGTAGAACAGTATGACCCCACAACCAACAAATGGACCATGGTAGCCCCACTCCGCGAAGGTGTCAGCAATGCTGCTGTAGTGAGTGCCAAACTTAAGCTGTTTGCTTTCGGGGGTACCAGTGTGAGCCACGACAAGCTGCCCAAGGTTCAGTGTTACGATCAATGCGAGAACAGATGGTCAGTGCCGGCCACCTGTCCCCAGCCCTGGCGTTACACAGCCGCAGCTGTGCTGGGAAACCAGATTTTTATCATGGGTGGAGATACAGAGTTCTCTGCCTGCTCCGCTTACAAATTCAATAGTGAGACTTACCAGTGGACCAAGGTGGGAGATGTGACAGCCAAGCGCATGAGCTGCCACGCCGTGGCGTCCGGGAACAAGCTTTACGTAGTTGGAGGGTACTTCGGCATTCAGCGCTGCAAGACTTTGGACTGTTACGACCCAACTTTAGATGTGTGGAACAGCATAACCACTGTTCCCTACTCTCTGATCCCTACTGCATTCGTCAGCACCTGGAAACACCTGCCTTCCTAA